A portion of the Oxynema aestuarii AP17 genome contains these proteins:
- the gvpJ gene encoding gas vesicle protein GvpJ: MSSTPIQPKNYPSSSHRAIATSTQSSSLADILERVLDKGIVIAGDISISIATTELLHIRIRLLISSVDKAKEMGINWWENDPYLSSKAQALIAENQQLQERLNQLETEVRSLRSLTTNPVELSTDDRPPSESSSGEASPDSPT; this comes from the coding sequence GTGTCTTCTACCCCCATCCAACCCAAAAATTATCCCTCTTCCTCCCATCGCGCGATCGCGACTTCTACCCAAAGCTCCTCCCTCGCCGATATTCTCGAACGAGTTTTAGATAAAGGGATCGTGATTGCAGGGGATATTTCAATTTCGATCGCCACCACCGAACTGCTGCACATCCGCATTCGCCTGTTAATCTCTTCCGTCGATAAAGCAAAAGAAATGGGGATTAATTGGTGGGAAAACGACCCCTATCTCAGCAGTAAAGCCCAAGCATTAATCGCGGAAAATCAACAATTACAAGAACGATTGAACCAGTTAGAAACAGAAGTACGATCGTTGCGATCGCTGACGACCAACCCCGTCGAACTCAGCACGGACGATCGCCCCCCGTCCGAATCGTCCTCTGGGGAAGCAAGCCCGGACTCTCCCACCTAA
- the gvpA gene encoding gas vesicle structural protein GvpA yields the protein MAVEKVNSSSSLAEVVDRILDKGVVIDVWARVSLVGIELLAVEARIVVASVETYLKYAEAVGLTAQAAVPAV from the coding sequence ATGGCTGTTGAAAAAGTTAACTCATCTTCCAGTTTGGCCGAAGTGGTCGATCGCATTTTGGATAAAGGCGTCGTGATCGACGTATGGGCGCGGGTTTCCTTAGTGGGGATCGAGCTGCTGGCGGTGGAAGCGAGAATCGTGGTGGCCTCGGTGGAAACCTATTTGAAATATGCTGAAGCCGTGGGCTTGACCGCACAGGCGGCGGTTCCTGCGGTGTAG
- the gvpC gene encoding gas vesicle protein GvpC — protein sequence MSLREEWYAARERRQEEVQLRQQQVADELSELTAQRLAMGASLRQSLSEFHGNLQTEVATFLEETRSRQQEIWIEERDRRRAYVIDLKDYVWGSSAPPAPKATARPPAIAKPTPKR from the coding sequence GTGTCTTTGCGAGAAGAATGGTACGCAGCCCGAGAGCGGCGTCAAGAAGAAGTCCAGTTACGTCAACAGCAAGTTGCAGACGAGTTATCCGAGTTAACGGCGCAACGGTTGGCAATGGGGGCGAGTTTGAGACAGTCCCTCAGCGAATTTCACGGGAATTTACAAACCGAGGTCGCCACGTTTCTAGAGGAGACGCGATCGCGACAGCAGGAGATCTGGATCGAAGAACGCGATCGGCGCCGGGCCTACGTCATCGACCTCAAAGATTACGTTTGGGGAAGTTCTGCACCGCCTGCACCGAAAGCCACGGCCCGTCCCCCTGCGATCGCCAAACCCACCCCCAAGCGTTAG
- the gvpN gene encoding gas vesicle protein GvpN has product MTTILQANSQNFVDTPSIQRLSRRALRYLQAGFSVHLRGPAGTGKTTLAVHLANLLARPIVLIFGDDEYKSSDLVGNQRGYNRKKVVDNFIHTVVKVEDEFRQSWVDARLTTACREGFTLIYDEFNRSRPEVNNVLLSVLEEKLLVLPASVRQQEYIHAHPEFRAIFTSNPEEYCGIHETQDALMDRLITIDIPEPDELTQQEIVVQKSGLSRPHAGTIVKLVKGFRDRTPTPENSSGLRACLIVATVCERNEIAVDPAHQDFREICTDVLLSRSKGSASQGRAILDELLDEAIAAEQLSA; this is encoded by the coding sequence GTGACCACTATTTTGCAAGCTAACTCGCAAAATTTTGTCGATACCCCCAGCATTCAGCGACTGAGCAGGCGCGCCTTACGCTACCTGCAAGCCGGATTTTCCGTTCACCTGCGCGGTCCGGCAGGAACCGGAAAAACCACCTTGGCGGTTCATCTGGCCAATCTGTTAGCCCGTCCGATCGTCTTGATCTTCGGGGATGACGAATACAAATCCTCCGATCTCGTCGGCAACCAACGGGGCTACAACCGCAAGAAAGTCGTCGATAACTTTATCCATACCGTGGTTAAAGTCGAAGACGAATTTCGTCAATCCTGGGTCGATGCACGGCTGACGACCGCTTGTCGCGAAGGATTTACCCTAATTTACGACGAGTTCAACCGATCTCGACCGGAAGTGAATAACGTGCTGCTGTCGGTGTTGGAAGAAAAACTATTAGTTTTACCTGCCAGCGTCCGACAACAAGAGTACATCCACGCTCATCCCGAATTTCGAGCGATTTTCACCTCCAATCCCGAGGAATATTGCGGCATTCACGAAACCCAGGACGCCTTGATGGATCGGCTGATCACGATCGACATTCCCGAACCGGACGAACTGACGCAACAGGAGATCGTCGTTCAAAAATCGGGATTGAGTCGCCCTCATGCTGGGACGATCGTCAAATTGGTGAAAGGATTCCGCGATCGCACCCCCACCCCGGAAAACTCCTCCGGATTGCGTGCTTGTCTGATCGTCGCGACGGTCTGCGAGCGCAACGAGATCGCCGTAGACCCCGCCCACCAGGACTTTCGGGAGATTTGTACCGACGTGTTGCTGTCGCGGTCTAAGGGGTCGGCGAGCCAAGGACGGGCAATTCTCGACGAACTCCTCGACGAGGCGATCGCCGCCGAACAACTGTCTGCCTGA
- a CDS encoding LamG domain-containing protein, with amino-acid sequence MVFQSPPLGSEPKTIDLGATPPGIVYFNGSSDEIQRHHSQDFNPASFTVEIWVEFHGGLGYRALLTSVSGSAAEGRRGYLFCVSASGHWQFWLGGGQKNAPWVTLSGPTAPAKTWTHLVGSYDRASRTAVFYVNGAIAARLNDVDFQPNDRHPLHVGAGATHQAGANPCFFHGRIARVRIWKRALAETEVETLSRSRTPETPPTDSAASPSIPELDGERPPAVLQSVLAFDGIDDRLEIAYPFKNNTTFTLSLWVKPSQLDDGWRLLFGEAGDEPGDDTPHGPGLWIAPRERGLYYDSFRADGSDRHAGSLDRFFPTGDRWVQIAWVKDGSEYRFYRNGERFATEAAPENFYGHPQILYNIGGNDTFFRGAIAHLSIWTIALNPNQIRERVTRPPHGDEPGLCYYWPLDEGSGAIAHNRARRHNPATIYGATWGESDLAIAADDSDEKPLQTVLCFDGQDDYLEIDDPFDNPENFTISLWVKPVLDGSGYSYLMGKRWWASALKPELFIAKRIKSLLSYSSAVRPATPQAVILSNFFDGLEQRWVHITWVKDGKEYRYYRDGELVRTQVAPEKIYTEKTTYWFGKIGGGQPLEPPNIGYFEGQMSEIRIWSVARSEAEIRGDRERRLTGNEPGLAYYWPLNDGGGDRADDRANPPNDAKIIGASWQQSEGPFSEHLPRRIASPDAGGEIEDEIQAAVSLDGEDDAIAIDNPFQDDRQFTIALWLKPSAIDDETWHGILGDRRYGDRCQPGLSLCPYDGTVLYHARAAESQSDRSDLLCNFLETGDRWVHLTWVKDGSEYRFYRNGEPFASRRAPERVYIQGSVYYLGKVAISETLDTFFRGQLADVRFWSVPRTDAEIRADLHRRLRGNEPGLSYYWPLNEGRGTAIGDRGPQRSRGELCGATWQQLPIPIASAIAPAKALNQWVLRFDGRDDYLAVPDCPGLQVEAYTVELWLNADGKPEEAETGIVGKPGRNFNVWLHDNGAIAHRFHNGATTDAGIPDTPPGAIAWNQWHHVAITNDGTTAKTYIDGQLMAEGASHGPLIVDRTPLYIGRHLDGEPRGYFNGQMSDIRIWNRARTAVEIEAEMSSRLTGEEDGLIAYWPLDEGSGVLLRDRTACSAFAQAIGGTWEEVELPIV; translated from the coding sequence ATGGTTTTCCAATCCCCTCCCCTCGGGTCCGAACCCAAAACAATCGACCTCGGGGCGACGCCGCCGGGGATTGTCTACTTTAATGGCAGTAGTGACGAGATCCAACGCCATCACTCTCAGGATTTCAATCCCGCCAGTTTTACCGTCGAGATCTGGGTAGAATTTCACGGGGGACTCGGCTATCGAGCGCTGTTGACCTCCGTAAGCGGATCCGCCGCCGAAGGCAGACGGGGCTATCTGTTCTGCGTCAGTGCCTCCGGACATTGGCAATTTTGGCTCGGTGGCGGTCAGAAAAACGCGCCTTGGGTGACCCTCTCCGGACCGACGGCCCCGGCGAAGACCTGGACCCATTTAGTCGGGAGTTACGATCGCGCCTCCCGAACTGCAGTATTTTACGTCAACGGGGCGATCGCCGCCCGCCTCAACGACGTGGACTTTCAGCCCAACGATCGCCATCCCCTCCATGTCGGAGCAGGAGCCACCCACCAAGCCGGAGCCAATCCGTGCTTTTTCCACGGTCGGATCGCTCGGGTGCGGATCTGGAAACGGGCCCTAGCCGAAACCGAAGTCGAGACCTTGAGCCGATCTCGAACCCCCGAGACGCCACCGACGGACAGCGCCGCATCGCCCTCTATTCCCGAACTAGACGGCGAACGCCCCCCCGCCGTCCTCCAGTCCGTATTAGCCTTCGACGGCATCGACGATCGCCTCGAAATCGCCTATCCGTTTAAAAACAACACCACCTTTACCCTGTCCCTGTGGGTCAAACCGTCCCAGCTTGACGATGGCTGGCGGCTCCTCTTCGGCGAAGCCGGGGACGAACCCGGGGACGACACCCCCCACGGGCCGGGACTGTGGATCGCCCCGAGGGAACGGGGTTTATACTACGATTCCTTTCGTGCGGACGGCAGCGATCGCCACGCGGGAAGCCTCGATCGCTTCTTTCCCACGGGCGATCGCTGGGTTCAGATCGCCTGGGTGAAAGACGGCAGCGAATACCGCTTTTATCGTAACGGCGAACGGTTCGCCACGGAAGCCGCCCCGGAAAATTTTTACGGCCATCCGCAGATTTTATACAACATCGGCGGCAACGATACCTTCTTTCGCGGCGCGATCGCCCATTTGAGTATCTGGACGATCGCCCTAAATCCCAACCAAATTCGAGAGCGCGTCACTCGCCCGCCCCACGGTGACGAACCCGGATTGTGCTACTACTGGCCCTTGGACGAAGGCAGTGGGGCGATCGCCCACAACCGCGCCCGTCGCCACAACCCGGCTACGATCTACGGCGCAACCTGGGGGGAATCCGATCTGGCGATCGCCGCAGACGACAGCGACGAAAAGCCCTTGCAGACAGTCTTGTGCTTCGACGGACAAGACGACTATCTCGAAATTGACGACCCCTTCGACAATCCGGAGAACTTCACCATATCCCTGTGGGTCAAGCCCGTCCTCGACGGTTCCGGCTACTCCTACCTGATGGGGAAACGCTGGTGGGCGTCGGCGTTAAAACCGGAATTGTTTATCGCCAAACGAATTAAATCGCTCTTATCGTATAGCAGCGCCGTTCGCCCAGCGACTCCCCAAGCAGTCATTTTATCTAACTTTTTTGACGGACTCGAACAGCGATGGGTTCACATTACCTGGGTCAAAGACGGGAAAGAATATAGATACTATCGCGACGGGGAACTCGTTCGCACTCAAGTCGCACCAGAAAAAATTTATACAGAAAAAACAACCTATTGGTTCGGCAAAATCGGCGGCGGCCAACCCCTCGAACCGCCCAATATTGGCTACTTTGAAGGCCAAATGAGCGAGATTCGCATCTGGAGCGTCGCGCGCAGCGAGGCCGAAATTCGCGGCGATCGCGAGCGGCGCTTGACCGGAAACGAGCCGGGATTGGCCTATTATTGGCCGTTAAATGACGGTGGCGGCGATCGCGCCGACGATCGCGCCAACCCGCCCAACGACGCCAAAATAATCGGGGCAAGCTGGCAGCAAAGCGAAGGCCCGTTTTCAGAGCACCTGCCCAGGAGAATCGCATCCCCGGACGCCGGAGGTGAGATCGAGGACGAGATCCAAGCGGCGGTCAGTTTGGACGGGGAAGACGACGCGATCGCCATCGACAACCCCTTCCAGGACGATCGCCAGTTTACGATCGCCCTCTGGCTGAAACCGTCGGCGATCGATGACGAAACCTGGCACGGCATTTTAGGCGATCGTCGCTACGGCGATCGGTGCCAACCCGGCTTGTCCCTCTGTCCCTACGACGGCACCGTGTTATATCATGCTCGCGCCGCCGAGAGTCAAAGCGATCGCAGCGATTTGTTATGTAACTTCTTAGAAACGGGCGATCGCTGGGTGCATCTGACCTGGGTCAAAGACGGCAGCGAATACCGCTTTTATCGCAACGGCGAGCCGTTCGCCAGCCGCCGAGCGCCCGAGCGCGTGTATATCCAAGGATCGGTTTATTACTTGGGCAAAGTCGCCATTTCCGAAACCCTCGATACCTTCTTTCGCGGTCAACTCGCCGATGTGAGATTTTGGAGCGTCCCGCGCACCGACGCCGAAATTAGGGCCGACCTGCACCGACGCCTGCGAGGAAACGAACCGGGATTGAGCTATTATTGGCCGTTGAACGAAGGACGGGGAACGGCGATCGGCGATCGCGGACCGCAGCGATCGCGCGGGGAATTGTGCGGCGCCACCTGGCAACAGCTCCCCATCCCGATTGCCAGTGCGATCGCCCCCGCAAAAGCCCTCAACCAGTGGGTTTTACGCTTTGACGGTCGCGACGATTATCTCGCCGTTCCCGACTGTCCCGGCTTGCAGGTCGAGGCGTACACCGTCGAACTCTGGCTCAACGCCGACGGCAAACCCGAGGAAGCCGAAACCGGAATCGTCGGCAAACCCGGACGCAATTTTAATGTTTGGTTGCACGATAACGGCGCGATCGCCCACCGCTTCCACAACGGCGCCACCACCGACGCGGGCATCCCGGACACCCCGCCGGGGGCGATCGCCTGGAACCAATGGCATCACGTCGCCATTACCAACGATGGAACCACGGCTAAAACCTATATCGACGGTCAATTAATGGCCGAAGGAGCCAGCCACGGGCCTTTAATTGTGGATCGAACCCCGCTTTATATCGGTCGCCATTTAGACGGAGAACCGCGCGGTTATTTTAACGGTCAAATGAGCGACATTCGGATTTGGAATCGTGCCAGAACTGCAGTAGAAATTGAAGCGGAAATGTCCTCGCGGTTGACCGGGGAAGAAGACGGATTAATCGCCTATTGGCCCTTAGATGAAGGCAGTGGCGTCCTGTTGCGCGATCGCACCGCTTGCAGTGCCTTCGCTCAGGCGATCGGAGGAACTTGGGAAGAAGTTGAGTTACCGATTGTTTGA
- a CDS encoding ArsA family ATPase produces the protein MNSTAKLFETIELYDNIHLVLLSGKGGVGKTTLACAFARDWAKCFPDEQILLISTDPAHSLADVLQTPVSDTGSALADLPNLSARSLCAKTLLSEFKAKYGNFLEILVERGSFVEGEDLTPVWDLEWPGLDEIMGLLEIQRLLTEGEADRIVVDMAPSGHTLNLLAIKDFLDVVLNSLELFQEKHRAIAHSFRKTYTPDEIDRFLVEMKADLNRGRELLQDPTFTACSVVAIAEPMSWLETRRFVESLQQLSIPFSGLFVNQIAPENELDPDRYSEQQQLLAQFLDLSPNKTMFAIPEWQSEPVGGDALDALFSQIRPIEGVATAPEAIVEWPEPVPPQFDDFIAEGRQLILIGGKGGVGKTTVAAAIGWALANRYPDKNIRIISIDPAHSLGDAFGRDMGHEAREILPNLSGQEIDAQMMLEQFRTDYLWELAAMIGGESTEAGAVQLAYTPQAWRQIVAQALPGIDEMLSLIATIDLLEEHRQDLIILDTAPTGHLLRFLEMPSALADWLAWIFKLWMKYQNVLGRVELMGRLRTLRQKVVKAQKKLTDPSHTEFIGVTQGRSAIVSEHLRLSESLKTMGVCQRYLVHNRYSDLGEINANLFPEQKIIRLPVLPRSVEPIARVRGAAKLLF, from the coding sequence ATGAATTCGACTGCCAAACTGTTTGAAACGATCGAACTTTACGATAACATTCACCTGGTCTTGTTGAGCGGCAAAGGGGGCGTGGGCAAAACCACCCTCGCCTGTGCTTTTGCCAGAGATTGGGCGAAATGCTTCCCCGACGAACAAATTTTATTAATTTCCACCGATCCGGCTCATTCCCTCGCCGACGTGCTGCAAACCCCAGTCAGCGATACGGGTTCGGCTTTAGCCGACTTGCCTAATTTGAGCGCACGATCGCTCTGCGCGAAAACATTACTGTCAGAATTTAAAGCAAAATACGGCAATTTTTTAGAAATCTTGGTCGAACGGGGAAGTTTTGTTGAGGGAGAAGATTTAACCCCCGTTTGGGATTTAGAATGGCCCGGATTGGATGAAATTATGGGACTGCTCGAAATCCAACGGTTATTAACTGAAGGAGAAGCCGATCGCATCGTCGTCGATATGGCGCCTTCCGGTCATACGTTAAATTTATTGGCGATTAAAGACTTTTTAGATGTTGTTTTAAATTCTTTGGAATTATTCCAAGAAAAACATCGCGCGATCGCCCACAGTTTTCGCAAAACTTATACCCCGGACGAGATCGATCGCTTTCTAGTGGAGATGAAAGCGGACTTGAATCGCGGGCGAGAATTATTACAAGATCCGACCTTCACCGCTTGCTCGGTGGTGGCGATCGCCGAACCGATGAGCTGGTTGGAAACGCGCCGATTTGTAGAAAGCTTGCAACAACTTTCAATTCCTTTTTCTGGATTGTTTGTCAATCAAATTGCCCCAGAAAACGAACTCGATCCCGATCGCTATAGCGAACAGCAGCAATTACTCGCCCAATTTCTCGATTTAAGCCCCAACAAAACGATGTTCGCGATTCCCGAATGGCAGTCCGAACCCGTGGGAGGGGATGCTTTAGATGCACTGTTTTCACAAATTAGACCGATCGAGGGCGTGGCGACCGCCCCCGAGGCGATCGTGGAATGGCCCGAGCCCGTCCCGCCTCAGTTCGACGATTTCATCGCTGAAGGTCGCCAACTCATTTTAATTGGCGGAAAAGGAGGGGTCGGAAAAACCACTGTAGCGGCGGCGATCGGTTGGGCTTTAGCCAATCGCTATCCCGACAAAAACATTCGCATCATTTCCATCGATCCAGCTCATTCTTTGGGGGATGCTTTCGGTCGAGACATGGGTCACGAAGCCCGGGAAATTCTGCCGAATTTAAGCGGTCAAGAAATCGACGCCCAAATGATGCTCGAACAATTTAGAACTGATTATTTGTGGGAATTGGCGGCGATGATCGGCGGCGAATCAACGGAAGCGGGAGCGGTACAGTTAGCTTATACGCCGCAAGCTTGGCGGCAAATTGTAGCGCAAGCCTTGCCGGGAATTGATGAAATGCTGTCTCTGATTGCGACGATCGACTTATTAGAAGAACATCGGCAGGATTTAATTATTTTAGATACGGCACCGACGGGTCATTTACTGCGGTTTTTAGAAATGCCTTCGGCGTTGGCGGATTGGTTGGCGTGGATTTTTAAACTATGGATGAAATATCAAAATGTTTTGGGTCGGGTGGAGTTGATGGGACGGTTGCGAACCTTGCGTCAAAAGGTGGTGAAAGCCCAGAAAAAATTAACCGATCCGAGTCATACGGAGTTTATCGGCGTGACCCAGGGGAGATCGGCGATCGTGTCCGAACATTTACGCTTGAGCGAATCGTTAAAAACGATGGGGGTTTGTCAACGGTATCTCGTTCACAATCGCTATAGCGATTTGGGGGAAATTAATGCTAATTTATTTCCAGAACAAAAGATTATTCGGCTTCCGGTTTTACCGCGATCGGTCGAACCGATCGCCCGCGTTCGAGGGGCGGCAAAATTGTTGTTTTAA
- the tnpB gene encoding IS200/IS605 family element RNA-guided endonuclease TnpB codes for MFKAYKYRIYPTHEQQGTLAKSFGCCRWYWNYALNLCQETYQSTGKGLSRGYLQGLLPALKKEHPWLKEDVYSQCLQVVALNLSTAYRNFFEKRAKLPRFKSKQGRQSISYPQNVKFEGNYIKLPKVGLVRCRQHRSFEGKIKTVTLSKNPDGKYYVSVLVEGREEPPFPSTEGKAIGIDLGLTDFAITSEGSKYNNPKHFDKHARNLKRKQQKHARKRKGSNNRNKSRVKVAKIHAKISRCREDFLHKLSRKIVNENQVIVVENLNVKGMVRNHQLAKAISDVGWGMFCTMLKYKAESEGKVYLEVDRFFPSSKTCHVCLNQIKSLSLDVRSWTCEHCQTYHDRDINAAINLKNEGLRILELGTRSPALGGDVRRGGRTSVLSSAVPSEEGSRYCNL; via the coding sequence ATGTTCAAGGCGTACAAATACCGCATCTATCCAACCCACGAGCAACAAGGGACTTTAGCCAAGAGCTTTGGTTGCTGTCGTTGGTATTGGAACTATGCGTTAAATTTGTGCCAAGAGACTTATCAATCGACCGGGAAAGGTCTATCAAGGGGTTATCTTCAGGGATTATTACCTGCCCTCAAAAAGGAACACCCTTGGCTTAAAGAAGATGTCTATTCCCAATGCTTGCAAGTCGTGGCGTTGAACTTATCGACCGCTTATCGAAACTTCTTTGAGAAACGGGCAAAATTACCCCGATTCAAATCCAAGCAGGGAAGGCAATCTATCAGTTATCCTCAAAATGTTAAGTTTGAGGGAAATTATATCAAACTGCCTAAAGTTGGGTTAGTGCGTTGTCGTCAGCATCGAAGTTTTGAGGGAAAAATCAAAACTGTAACCCTCTCCAAAAATCCAGATGGTAAATATTATGTTTCAGTTTTGGTGGAGGGTAGAGAAGAACCTCCCTTTCCCTCAACTGAAGGAAAAGCAATTGGCATTGATTTAGGGCTGACCGATTTTGCGATTACCAGTGAGGGGTCGAAATACAATAATCCCAAGCATTTTGATAAACACGCGCGCAACCTAAAAAGAAAACAGCAAAAACATGCTCGAAAAAGGAAAGGCAGCAACAACCGCAATAAATCGCGGGTAAAAGTTGCCAAGATTCACGCCAAAATAAGTCGCTGTCGTGAAGATTTTCTCCACAAGCTATCCCGTAAGATAGTGAACGAAAACCAAGTGATTGTGGTCGAGAATCTCAATGTTAAAGGCATGGTTCGCAATCACCAACTCGCCAAAGCGATTAGTGATGTCGGTTGGGGAATGTTTTGTACGATGTTGAAGTACAAGGCTGAATCAGAAGGAAAAGTTTATCTAGAAGTCGATCGATTTTTTCCTTCTTCTAAAACCTGCCATGTATGCCTCAATCAAATCAAAAGCCTGTCTCTTGATGTGAGGAGCTGGACTTGCGAACATTGCCAAACCTATCATGACAGGGATATCAATGCCGCCATCAATCTCAAAAATGAAGGCTTACGGATATTAGAGTTAGGAACTCGCTCTCCTGCCCTTGGAGGGGATGTAAGACGAGGTGGTAGAACTTCAGTTCTATCTAGCGCAGTCCCCAGTGAAGAGGGAAGCCGCTATTGTAATCTTTGA
- a CDS encoding DUF2934 domain-containing protein, with protein MVPYTPSDADLRTRAYHIWQSWGCPDDKADECWFEAQRQLRRQ; from the coding sequence ATGGTTCCCTACACGCCGAGTGACGCAGATCTTCGCACGAGAGCGTATCATATTTGGCAAAGCTGGGGCTGTCCCGACGACAAGGCCGATGAGTGCTGGTTCGAGGCCCAACGGCAACTACGCCGTCAATAA
- a CDS encoding serine/threonine-protein kinase: MVYCIKPGCSDPDRNPDGAILCQCCGSPLYLQDRYRAIAPLGQGGMGRTFLAIDSQRPSQPQCVIKQLYLPQADPAQLQKAVELFEREALRLDTLGVHPQIPQLLAHFEQDRQLYLVQEFIEGLPLDRELQQRKFYSAAEICQLLRDLLPVLSFIHDRNIIHRDLKPANLIRRGDGQLMLIDFGIAKTISTVTVMQTGTIVGTPEYMPPEQIRGKVVPASDLYSLGVTCIELLTGVSPRQLFDADEDRWIWRQFLPPQNPVGDRLGALLDRLLQNAPKRRYPSAAEVLHDLDRATVRPVPSPPVSTPVIPPRKPSLIQAIWRWLTGAPPPTDGDRLDSAVGVDYTRLRDLLAKQQWQEADRETRALLCQVVGKPPLGYLDASDWQKFPCPDLKTLDRLWLKYSGGRFGFSVQARIFYTLGEDYGKFCDRVGWQSYNSVRPYTGVNFSRTARVGHLPYRTWASGIHWWRHLSALCDRWYRCEGGWEPGMGSGEWEVGSRE, from the coding sequence ATGGTTTATTGTATCAAACCCGGGTGTTCCGATCCCGATCGCAATCCAGACGGGGCGATCCTCTGCCAGTGTTGCGGTTCTCCCCTGTATTTGCAAGATCGCTATCGGGCGATCGCCCCCCTGGGACAAGGCGGTATGGGACGCACCTTTCTGGCGATCGACAGCCAACGCCCCTCACAACCCCAATGCGTCATCAAACAACTCTACCTCCCCCAAGCCGATCCCGCCCAACTCCAAAAAGCAGTAGAACTGTTTGAACGAGAAGCCCTCCGCCTCGACACCCTCGGCGTTCATCCCCAAATTCCCCAATTACTCGCCCATTTCGAGCAAGATCGACAACTCTATCTCGTCCAAGAGTTTATCGAAGGCTTGCCCCTCGATCGCGAACTCCAGCAACGAAAATTCTATTCAGCCGCCGAAATCTGCCAACTCCTGCGCGACCTGTTACCCGTTTTAAGCTTTATTCACGATCGCAACATCATTCACCGCGACCTCAAACCCGCCAACCTGATTCGACGCGGCGACGGTCAACTGATGTTAATCGATTTTGGCATTGCCAAAACCATTTCCACCGTCACCGTCATGCAAACGGGGACGATTGTCGGTACCCCGGAATATATGCCCCCGGAACAAATACGCGGCAAAGTCGTTCCCGCCAGCGACCTCTACAGTTTGGGGGTCACCTGCATCGAATTACTCACCGGAGTCTCCCCCCGCCAACTGTTCGATGCGGACGAGGATCGCTGGATCTGGCGCCAGTTTTTACCTCCTCAAAACCCCGTGGGCGATCGCCTCGGCGCCCTCCTCGATCGACTGTTGCAAAATGCCCCCAAGCGTCGCTATCCATCCGCCGCCGAAGTCCTGCACGATCTCGATCGCGCCACAGTTCGACCCGTCCCGTCGCCTCCAGTCTCCACCCCAGTCATCCCGCCCCGAAAACCGTCCCTCATCCAAGCCATTTGGCGATGGCTGACCGGGGCGCCCCCGCCGACCGACGGCGATCGCCTCGATTCCGCCGTCGGCGTAGACTATACTCGTTTACGCGATCTACTGGCCAAACAACAGTGGCAAGAAGCCGACCGCGAAACCCGGGCGTTACTGTGCCAAGTCGTCGGAAAACCGCCCCTAGGCTATCTCGACGCAAGCGACTGGCAGAAATTCCCCTGTCCCGACTTAAAAACCCTCGATCGCCTCTGGCTGAAATACAGTGGCGGACGGTTTGGCTTCAGCGTACAAGCGCGCATTTTCTACACCCTCGGCGAAGATTACGGCAAATTCTGCGATCGCGTCGGTTGGCAAAGTTACAATAGCGTGCGTCCTTACACGGGGGTCAATTTCTCGCGAACGGCCCGGGTCGGACATCTGCCCTATCGCACCTGGGCCAGTGGGATCCATTGGTGGCGTCATTTAAGTGCGTTGTGCGATCGCTGGTATCGATGCGAAGGAGGGTGGGAACCGGGAATGGGAAGTGGGGAATGGGAAGTGGGGAGTAGGGAGTAG